AAGAGAAAAACATGAACCACTGGTTAGAATTTCTGCAATCTCAAAACGCCCACATCGATGATGGCGAGGTCGTTCATTTTGAACAGACGAACAACACGGTAAAAGAACCGATGATCAGCCCCTTGAGCCATTATGGTGTACTGGCTTTGAGCGGGGCCGATGTTGACACATTTATACAAAATCAATTTTGCAATGATGTTCGACTGACCACCCTGGAACAAAGCCAGCTGAGCGCTTATTGTTCCCCTAAGGGTCGGGTGCTGTCCTTGTTCCGGCTGGTGCGGCAAGCGGACCGTTATCTCCTGCTCATGCCACGGGAACGGATATTACCCACACAGCAAAGACTGAAAATGTTCGTACTGATGAGCCAGGTTGTAATCGAAGATGTGAGCAATGAAATGGCGATCATGGGATGCTACGGACCGGGAAGTGACGCGTTGCTCCAACAAACGCTGCTGCAACAGGCGCATCTGCCGACACAAACAGATCAGTGTGTCCAAATCCCCCCTTTGACTCTTATCCATGTATCCCAGACGGGCCCTATGTATTTAATCCTGGGTTCGCAAGAAAGTATCATAACTGCATGGTCACAGCTGCAAGATGGGGCCAATCCAACCGGACCGTACAGTTGGCGCTGGCATGGTATTCAGGCTGGATTACCGGAAATCTACCCGGCCACATCGGAAGACTTTGTGCCGCAAATGTTAAATTTACACAGTCTCAATGCGATCAACTTCAAAAAAGGATGCTATCCAGGCCAGGAAGTTGTAGCCCGTGTACACTACCTGGGCAAGCAAAAACGCCGCATGTATCTGGCACATGCTCACACCCAAACCGTGCCCCACGCCGGTGAAAACTTGCATACCAAGGATGATCCGCAAGGACAGAGTGTCGGTAAAGTGGTTTGTGCGGAACCCGCACCCGATGGAGGCGCGGATTTTCTAGCGGTGATACAAACCAAGAACGCCGAATCGGACTCGATTCAATTGCCTGACGGCAGCCTCATCACCATTAAAGATTTGCCCTATTTCGTCGAATTAGAGGGTAAGAAATCGTGAGAGACACTCCCATATGGAAAGTGCTGGAAAACTGTCGGATTCCCCCCAATCCACCCTGGACGAATTGCTGGATCAAATTCTTCTGGATCTAAAAAAGGACCGTTTGAGCCTACCGGTCTTGCCCCAGGTGGCATCGGGAATTTACCAGGGTATTAATGACAAGGATATTAACGCCAAAGAGCTGGCCAAATTTGTGGCAGTGGAACCGGCATTGTCTGCCAGGATTCTACAGGTGGCGAATAGCCCCTTAGTTCGAGGCAACTCCAAAATTGACAACTTGCATTATGCCATTACTCGAATGGGTAACACTTTGGTACACACCATCATTGTCAGTTTCCTGGTAAAACAATTGTTCCGCAGCCCCAACGTCGTCCTACACCAGATTCTATGCGATTTGTGGCAACACTGTTGCCATGTGGCCGCAATCAGTCACATACTGGCTA
This region of Gammaproteobacteria bacterium genomic DNA includes:
- a CDS encoding folate-binding protein; this translates as MNHWLEFLQSQNAHIDDGEVVHFEQTNNTVKEPMISPLSHYGVLALSGADVDTFIQNQFCNDVRLTTLEQSQLSAYCSPKGRVLSLFRLVRQADRYLLLMPRERILPTQQRLKMFVLMSQVVIEDVSNEMAIMGCYGPGSDALLQQTLLQQAHLPTQTDQCVQIPPLTLIHVSQTGPMYLILGSQESIITAWSQLQDGANPTGPYSWRWHGIQAGLPEIYPATSEDFVPQMLNLHSLNAINFKKGCYPGQEVVARVHYLGKQKRRMYLAHAHTQTVPHAGENLHTKDDPQGQSVGKVVCAEPAPDGGADFLAVIQTKNAESDSIQLPDGSLITIKDLPYFVELEGKKS